From Zingiber officinale cultivar Zhangliang chromosome 5B, Zo_v1.1, whole genome shotgun sequence, the proteins below share one genomic window:
- the LOC121986149 gene encoding probable mannitol dehydrogenase, whose product MENGNIAAASTEEVRRSPAFGWAARDTSGVLSPFTFSRRKNGENDVTIKILYCGICHSDLHSVKNEWQNSVYPIVPGHEIVGVVTEVGGKVDRFKVGDHAGVGCMVNSCRSCHECAGHHENHCPGMIFTYNSTDADGTVTYGGYSDSVVVEEHFAVRFPAGMPLDRGAPLLCAGITVYSPMKRFGFDVPGKHIGVVGLGGLGHVAVKFGKAFGAKVTVISTSPSKRQEAVERLGADAFLVSKDPDEMKAAWGTMDGIINTVSGNHEVTPLLSLLKTFGQMVLVGAPEKPLEIYAFPLLLGGKSIVGSAIGGMKETQEMIDFAAEHNVTADIELISMDYVNKAMERVAKADVRYRFVIDIGNTLSAA is encoded by the exons ATGGAGAACGGGAACATCGCCGCCGCATCAACGGAGGAGGTCCGCCGCAGCCCTGCTTTCGGATGGGCCGCCAGAGACACCTCAGGCGTCCTCTCGCCTTTCACATTCTCCCGGAG GAAAAATGGGGAGAACGATGTAACCATCAAGATCTTGTACTGCGGCATCTGCCACTCCGACCTCCACTCCGTCAAGAACGAGTGGCAAAACTCCGTCTACCCGATCGTGCCTGG TCACGAGATCGTCGGCGTTGTCACCGAGGTGGGCGGCAAGGTGGACAGGTTCAAGGTGGGCGACCACGCCGGGGTGGGCTGCATGGTCAACTCCTGCCGCAGCTGCCACGAGTGCGCGGGGCACCACGAGAACCACTGCCCCGGCATGATCTTCACCTACAACTCCACCGACGCCGACGGCACCGTCACCTACGGCGGCTACTCCGACTCCGTCGTGGTGGAGGAGCACTTCGCGGTGCGGTTCCCGGCGGGCATGCCGCTCGACCGCGGCGCGCCGCTGCTCTGCGCCGGCATCACGGTCTACAGTCCCATGAAGCGCTTCGGGTTCGACGTCCCCGGGAAGCACATCGGAGTGGTGGGCCTCGGCGGGCTGGGCCACGTCGCCGTCAAGTTCGGCAAGGCCTTCGGCGCGAAGGTGACGGTGATCAGCACGTCGCCGAGCAAAAGGCAGGAGGCCGTCGAGCGACTGGGCGCCGACGCTTTCCTGGTCAGCAAAGACCCCGATGAGATGAAGGCCGCTTGGGGAACCATGGACGGAATAATCAACACAGTCTCAGGAAATCATGAAGTGACTCCATTGCTGTCTCTTCTCAAAACTTTTGGACAAATGGTCCTGGTCGGTGCACCAGAGAAGCCATTAGAGATCTATGCTTTCCCCTTACTTCTAG GTGGGAAATCCATCGTAGGGAGTGCAATTGGTGGGATGAAGGAGACTCAGGAGATGATAGATTTTGCGGCAGAGCACAATGTGACTGCGGATATCGAGCTTATCAGCATGGATTATGTGAACAAAGCCATGGAGAGGGTCGCAAAGGCTGATGTCCGCTATCGATTTGTTATCGATATCGGGAACACTTTGAGTGCTGCTTAA
- the LOC121986151 gene encoding probable mannitol dehydrogenase, which produces MENGNIAAASPDDGHRRPAFGWAARDTSGVLSPFTFSRRKNGENDVTIKILYCGICHSDLHSVKNGWQNSVYPIVPGHEIVGVVTEVGGKVGRFKVGDHAGVGCMVNSCRSCHECARHQENYCPGMIVTCNATDADGTVTYGGYSDSIVVEEHFAVKFPAGMPLDRSAPLLCAGITVYSPMKRFGLDVPGKHIGVVGLGGLGHVAVKFGKAFGAKVTVISTSPSKRQEAVERLGADAFLVSKDPDEMKAAWGTMDGIINTVSAAHDVTPWLFLLKTSGQMIMVGAPLKPLEIYAFPLLLGGKSIVGSIIGGMKETQEMIDFAAEHNVTADIELISMDYVNKAMERLAKTDVRYRFVLDIGNTLSAA; this is translated from the exons ATGGAGAACGGGAACATCGCCGCCGCATCACCAGATGATGGCCACCGCCGCCCGGCGTTCGGATGGGCCGCCAGAGACACCTCCGGCGTCCTCTCACCCTTCACCTTCTCCCGGAG GAAAAATGGGGAGAACGATGTGACCATCAAGATCTTGTACTGCGGCATCTGCCACTCCGACCTCCACTCCGTCAAGAACGGGTGGCAAAACTCCGTCTACCCGATCGTGCCTGG TCACGAGATCGTCGGCGTTGTCACCGAGGTGGGCGGCAAGGTGGGCAGGTTCAAGGTGGGCGACCACGCCGGCGTCGGCTGCATGGTCAACTCCTGTCGCAGCTGCCACGAGTGCGCGCGGCACCAGGAGAACTACTGCCCCGGCATGATCGTGACCTGCAACGCCACCGACGCCGACGGCACCGTCACCTACGGCGGCTACTCCGACTCCATCGTGGTGGAGGAGCACTTCGCGGTGAAGTTCCCGGCGGGCATGCCGCTCGACCGCAGCGCTCCTCTGCTCTGCGCCGGCATCACGGTCTACAGCCCCATGAAGCGCTTCGGGTTAGATGTCCCCGGGAAGCACATCGGAGTGGTGGGCCTCGGCGGGCTCGGCCACGTCGCCGTTAAGTTCGGCAAGGCCTTCGGCGCGAAGGTGACGGTGATCAGCACGTCGCCGAGCAAAAGGCAGGAGGCCGTCGAGCGACTGGGCGCCGACGCTTTCCTGGTCAGCAAAGACCCCGATGAGATGAAGGCCGCTTGGGGGACCATGGACGGCATAATCAACACTGTCTCAGCAGCTCATGATGTAACTCCTTGGCTGTTTCTTCTCAAAACTTCTGGACAAATGATCATGGTTGGTGCACCATTGAAGCCATTAGAGATCTATGCTTTCCCCTTACTTCTAG GTGGGAAATCTATCGTAGGGAGTATAATTGGTGGGATGAAGGAGACTCAGGAGATGATAGATTTTGCGGCAGAGCACAATGTGACTGCGGATATCGAGCTTATCAGCATGGATTATGTGAACAAAGCCATGGAGAGGCTCGCAAAGACTGATGTCCGCT